A stretch of the Hypomesus transpacificus isolate Combined female chromosome 12, fHypTra1, whole genome shotgun sequence genome encodes the following:
- the LOC124474892 gene encoding LOW QUALITY PROTEIN: immunoglobulin-like domain-containing receptor 2 (The sequence of the model RefSeq protein was modified relative to this genomic sequence to represent the inferred CDS: inserted 1 base in 1 codon) produces the protein MRRKRLKGEYVPASESTSLNMNAGIWRTFLKLRCWIAVGLCLTAIPSCGGVQVSVREDRKYALLFQTVVLPCQYSSISTQTPVVQWWYKSYCRDRTRQAFAYPDTHGAPGGHGGRGGLGGVEQGYASHLECPDSSRTVRIIASISGASITLSEHYKDRDISILNKADLRIGEVQWGDSGVYLCKVVIADDLEGLNEAPVELLVLGNLGEPGDLLPELDLTLMPEWVFVGAVSLGSVLLLLLVGLCWCQCCPHSCCCYVRCCCCPDTCCCPRHLYEAGKGIKNSSSSPQIALYPPYYVSGVPTMLPIAPPSLVDPKSLTPSENSLTGVRPVFRVPSSQDQNSLRVLQYVEKQLAHFNPARSNSHTSCSLSELSSLHEADTGFRQTYRQVAKKALPAIPDLAHDLEHDLEVERERDREQERERERDRERERDRERESANERENGSTREKESEKEIFLNPPRHPPSLTTRSARSQHQHNHSTEEHRNRWNPRSEHLQRKEFRLRGRTGSLDELEEFATSYRQKGPKGEERDYGMEMSERNHHRPDDGKRYRDDDARYPRQRGQRMGRQRSPPPSPKKRRDTCDADHPTXPPRHSPTREKDYDDTFLTSLLERKAKLKGVAKGGEDSDTPSKGSSKKSSRSPSTRPEEDDSLPPYSEREMERMRAAEPSPRPILHSRSSHGPSHTPLDRREERDKSKKQSTLLSRDSLIV, from the exons ATGAGGCGAAAGAGATTGAAGGGAGAATATGTACCCGCGTCCGAGAGTACTTCTCTAAACATGAACGCGGGGATTTGGAGAACGTTTCTTAAACTGCGCTGCTGGATTGCTGTAGGACTTTGTCTAACAG ccaTCCCATCCTGTGGGGGAGTCCAGGTGTCGgtaagagaggacaggaagtatGCCTTGCTGTTCCAGACGGTGGTTCTGCCTTGCCAGTACTCCAGTATCTCCACCCAGACCCCCGTGGTCCAGTGGTGGTACAAGTCCTACTGCCGTGACCGCACGCGCCAAGCCTTCGCTTACCCAGACACCCACGGGGCCCCCGGGGGTCATGGGGGCCGCGGAGGCCTTGGGGGGGTGGAGCAGGGCTACGCGTCCCATCTGGAGTGCCCTGACAGCAGCCGCACGGTCCGGATCATAGCCTCCATCTCTGGAGCCTCCATCACTCTGTCTGAGCACTACAAGGACAGGGATATCTCCATCCTCAACA aggcAGACCTGCGTATTGGGGAAGTGCAGTGGGGTGACAGTGGGGTCTACCTGTGTAAAGTAGTGATAGCAGATGACCTGGAGGGACTCAACGAAGCCCCTGTAGAGCTGCTGGTGCTAG gTAACTTAGGTGAGCCGGGCGACCTGCTGCCTGAACTAGACCTGACCCTGATGCCAG agtGGGTGTTTGTGGGGGCGGTGTCTCTTGGCAGtgtgctgctcctcctgctggtGGGGCTGTGCTGGTGCCAGTGCTGCCCTCACTCCTGCTGCTGCTACgtccgctgctgctgctgccccgACACCTGCTGCTGCCCTCGGCact TGTACGAGGCTGGGAAGGGGATCAAGAATAGCAGCTCCAGCCCCCAGATCGCCCTCTACCCCCCCTACTATGTGTCTGGGGTTCCCACCATGCTCCCCATTGCCCCCCCTTCCCTGGTCGACCCCAAGTCCCTCACCCCCTCAGAGAACAGCCTGACCggag tacgGCCCGTGTTCCGTGTCCCGTCCAGCCAGGATCAGAACTCTCTTAGGGTTCTGCAGTATGTAGAGAAGCAACTGGCCCACTTCAACCCCGCCCGGAGCAACAGCCACACCT cctgcagcctatcagagctCAGTTCCCTCCACGAGGCGGACACAGGATTCCGTCAGACCTACCGGCAGGTGGCCAAGAAGGCCCTGCCCGCCATCCCAGACCTCGCCCACGACCTTGAACATGACCTTGAAgttgaacgagagagagacagagaacaagagagggaacgagagagagaccgtgaacgagagagagaccgtgaacgagag AGtgcgaacgagagagagaacgggagcacgagagagaaagagagcgagaaagagatcTTCCTGaaccccccccgccaccccccttcCCTGACGACCAGGTCAGCGCGCAGCCAACATCAACACAACCACAGTACAGAGGAGCACCGTAACag GTGGAACCCTCGTTCAGAGCACCTGCAGAGGAAGGAGTTCCGTCTGAGAGGACGCACCGGTTCATTGGACGAGCTGGAGGAGTTTGCTACCTCCTATAGGCAGAAAGGCCCCAAGGGGGAAGAGCGGGATTACGGCATGGAGATGAGCGAGAGAAACCATCACCGGCCTGACGACGGCAAGCGTTACCGTGACGACGATGCACGCTACCCGCGGCAACGAGGACAGCGAATGGGGAGGCAACG ttcccctccaccctccccgaagaagaggagggacacCTGTGATGCCGatcacccca ccccccctcgCCACAGCCCAACCAGGGAGAAGGACTACGACGACACGTTCCTGACTAGCCTATTGGAGCGCAAGGCCAAACTGAAGGGCGTGGCCAAGGGCGGGGAGGATTCAGACACGCCCTCTAAGGGCAGCTCTAAAAAGAGCAGCCGGTCGCCTAGCACCCGGCCCGAGGAGGACGATTCTCTGCCGCCATATAGTGAACGGGAAATGGAGCGAATGAGAGCCGCCGAGCCCTCCCCCCGACCAATCCTACACTCGCGTTCATCCCATGGCCCCTCCCACACTCCTCTGGAccgaagagaggagagagacaagtctAAGAAACAG AGCACGCTCCTCAGCCGAGACTCTCTCATAGTCTGA